Proteins from one Astatotilapia calliptera chromosome 8, fAstCal1.2, whole genome shotgun sequence genomic window:
- the arhgap17a gene encoding rho GTPase-activating protein 17a isoform X6 has protein sequence MKKQFNRMKQLANQTVGRAEKTEVLSDDLLQIERRMELVRVVSHNTHKKMVSCLQGHIGAEAEKRHSVPRLYTGNGQKKLPLTALSQAMTEGGSQLGEDSLIGKMMEVCGDAENRLASELMQHELQIEKDVLDPLSQLAEVEIPNILKQRKQLAKLVLDYDSARARWLQATKSIISGTNTQALTAKADLLKEEVDEAMNKVELCKDQLAADMYSFFSKEGDYAHYFVTLLEAQADYHRKSLTVLETVLPTIQAQQDSWTEKPAFGTGLDEHLKRSGREIALPIEACVMMLLETGMKEEGLFRIAAGASKLKKLKAALDCSTSQLEEFYSDPHAVAGALKSYLRELPEPLMTFQLYDEWIQASSVSDPDKRLQALWVVCDKLPKNNKNNLRYLVKFLAKLAQESEQNKMTPSNISIVLGPNLLWAKTEGSLAEMAAATSVHVVAIVEPIIQHADWFFPEDVEFNVSGMFVMPTPASNHNNHLDYDSGTIERKRPGSMVGPENDTGRKDNPKLRDSTSTPTPALQRNGSGGGSQAAGQLGTGTPAAGSMGPSPHMMRRGTKKQAPAPPKPTNPPPSQPCNSVNHSSSSVSSQTFSSTPRPLSSHSSTSVTSPTSHPSATHRRHSSNQPPIQAPSHPPPEPPTQANPSVQPTSLGQPSGDQHSADPSPPGTPTPPDTPPPCTNSQDAVTPPSPSPSPYQSGSLPRPRPVPKPRNRPNIPPPPQPTTVTNETNGICTKMMDPVIPFLTAVDQQLPTATAFSSSSSSPPLPKDCDLESESTVL, from the exons ATTGAACGGCGCATGGAGCTGGTACGCGTGGTGtcccacaacacacacaaaaagatggTGTCGTGTCTACAGGGACACATCGGTGCAGAGGCAGAGAAGAGACAT TCTGTACCACGCCTCTATACAGGAAATGGTCAG aaaaaGCTTCCCCTTACGGCACTGTCCCAGGCAATGACTGAAGGTGGAAGCCAGTTGGGAGAAGACTCCTTAATAGG GAAAATGATGGAGGTGTGCGGAGATGCAGAGAATCGTCTGGCATCAGAGCTGATGCAACATGAGCTGCAGATAGAGAAGGACGTTCTGGATCCACTTAGCCAGTTAGCCGAG GTGGAAATCCCTAACATCCTGAagcagaggaaacagctggccAAACTGGTGTTGGACTATGATTCTGCCAGAGCAAG ATGGTTGCAGGCAACCAAGTCAATAATCTCAGGAACAAACACTCAAGCACTGACGGCCAAGGCTGACTTACTCAAGGAAGAGGTGGATGAGGCCATGAACAAAGTGGAGCTTTGCAAG GATCAGCTTGCTGCCGACATGTACAGTTTTTTCTCAAAAGAAGGCGACTATGCCCACTATTTCGTAACG CTCTTAGAAGCTCAGGCAGATTACCACAGAAAGTCTCTCACTGTTCTGGAGACTGTCTTGCCAACCATCCAGGCTCAGCAAG ATTCATGGACGGAAAAGCCGGCGTTTGGCACTGGTTTGGATGAACACCTGAAAAGGAGTGGGAGGGAGATCGCCCTGCCAATAGAGGCTTGTGTCATGATGCTTCTAGAGACGGGCATGAAGGAAGAG ggtcTATTCAGAATTGCAGCAGGGGCATCCAAGTTAAAGAAGCTAAAGGCGGCGCTCGACTGTTCCACTTCACAGCTGGAGGAGTTCTACTCTGACCCCCACGCTGTCGCTG GAGCACTAAAGTCCTACCTGAGGGAACTCCCTGAACCTCTAATGACCTTCCAGCTTTATGATGAATGGATCCAGGCATCCAG TGTGTCAGACCCAGACAAACGGCTCCAGGCGCTCTGGGTTGTATGTGATAAACTaccaaagaacaacaaaaacaacctgaG GTATCTGGTGAAGTTTTTAGCCAAACTGGCTCAGGAGAGCGAGCAGAACAAAATGACCCCTAGCAACATTTCCATTGTCCTGGGACCCAATTTGCTCTGGGCCAAGACTGAAGG GAGTCTGGCTGAGATGGCTGCAGCTACCTCTGTGCACGTGGTGGCCATTGTTGAGCCCATTATCCAACATGCTGACTGGTTCTTTCCTGAGG ACGTGGAGTTCAATGTTTCTGGCATGTTTGTGATGCCCACACCTGCATCCAACCACAACAATCACTTAGATTATGACTCCGGCACCATTGAAAGGAAGAGACCTGGCAGCATGGTGGGACCAGAGAACGACACAGGACGCAAAGACAA CCCAAAGCTACGTGACTCTACATCCACCCCAACCCCTGCGCTCCAGAGGAATGGCTCTGGAGGAGGCAGCCAGGCTGCTGGCCAGCTGGGCACTGGAACCCCTGCGGCTGGATCCATGGGGCCCAGTCCACATATGATGCGCAGAG GTACCAAGAAGCAGGCTCCTGCTCCTCCCAAACCCACAAACCCTCCACCCAGTCAGCCCTGTAATTCTGTAAACCactcctcatcctctgtctcCTCCCAGACTTTCAGTTCCACCCCCAGACCCCTGTCTAGCCACTCGTCCACCTCTGTAACCTCCCCCACCTCACATCCAAGTGCCACACATCGGCGCCATTCGAGTAACCAGCCCCCGATCCAGGCGCCGAGCCATCCACCCCCAGAACCTCCGACGCAGGCCAATCCCTCTGTGCAGCCCACATCCCTCGGCCAGCCCAGCGGAGACCAGCACAGCGCCGACCCCTCACCCCCGGGAACCCCAACCCCTCCAGACACCCCTCCACCCTGCACTAACAGCCAGGATGCAGTTACCCCTCCATCCCCATCTCCATCTCCCTACCAGTCGGGCTCGCTTCCCCGGCCGCGGCCTGTCCCCAAACCACGGAACAGACCCAACATCCCCCCGCCGCCCCAACCCACCACAGTGACCAATGAGACCAACGGGATCTGCACCAAGATGATGG ATCCGGTGATTCCTTTCCTCACGGCAGTAGACCAGCAGCTGCCGACTGCCAccgccttctcctcctcctcctcctcgccgcCTCTTCCTAAAGACTGTGACCTGGAGAGCGAGAGCACTGTCCTATAA
- the arhgap17a gene encoding rho GTPase-activating protein 17a isoform X5 has product MKKQFNRMKQLANQTVGRAEKTEVLSDDLLQIERRMELVRVVSHNTHKKMVSCLQGHIGAEAEKRHSVPRLYTGNGQKKLPLTALSQAMTEGGSQLGEDSLIGKMMEVCGDAENRLASELMQHELQIEKDVLDPLSQLAEVEIPNILKQRKQLAKLVLDYDSARARWLQATKSIISGTNTQALTAKADLLKEEVDEAMNKVELCKDQLAADMYSFFSKEGDYAHYFVTLLEAQADYHRKSLTVLETVLPTIQAQQDSWTEKPAFGTGLDEHLKRSGREIALPIEACVMMLLETGMKEEGLFRIAAGASKLKKLKAALDCSTSQLEEFYSDPHAVAGALKSYLRELPEPLMTFQLYDEWIQASSVSDPDKRLQALWVVCDKLPKNNKNNLRYLVKFLAKLAQESEQNKMTPSNISIVLGPNLLWAKTEGSLAEMAAATSVHVVAIVEPIIQHADWFFPEDVEFNVSGMFVMPTPASNHNNHLDYDSGTIERKRPGSMVGPENDTGRKDNSPKLRDSTSTPTPALQRNGSGGGSQAAGQLGTGTPAAGSMGPSPHMMRRGTKKQAPAPPKPTNPPPSQPCNSVNHSSSSVSSQTFSSTPRPLSSHSSTSVTSPTSHPSATHRRHSSNQPPIQAPSHPPPEPPTQANPSVQPTSLGQPSGDQHSADPSPPGTPTPPDTPPPCTNSQDAVTPPSPSPSPYQSGSLPRPRPVPKPRNRPNIPPPPQPTTVTNETNGICTKMMDPVIPFLTAVDQQLPTATAFSSSSSSPPLPKDCDLESESTVL; this is encoded by the exons ATTGAACGGCGCATGGAGCTGGTACGCGTGGTGtcccacaacacacacaaaaagatggTGTCGTGTCTACAGGGACACATCGGTGCAGAGGCAGAGAAGAGACAT TCTGTACCACGCCTCTATACAGGAAATGGTCAG aaaaaGCTTCCCCTTACGGCACTGTCCCAGGCAATGACTGAAGGTGGAAGCCAGTTGGGAGAAGACTCCTTAATAGG GAAAATGATGGAGGTGTGCGGAGATGCAGAGAATCGTCTGGCATCAGAGCTGATGCAACATGAGCTGCAGATAGAGAAGGACGTTCTGGATCCACTTAGCCAGTTAGCCGAG GTGGAAATCCCTAACATCCTGAagcagaggaaacagctggccAAACTGGTGTTGGACTATGATTCTGCCAGAGCAAG ATGGTTGCAGGCAACCAAGTCAATAATCTCAGGAACAAACACTCAAGCACTGACGGCCAAGGCTGACTTACTCAAGGAAGAGGTGGATGAGGCCATGAACAAAGTGGAGCTTTGCAAG GATCAGCTTGCTGCCGACATGTACAGTTTTTTCTCAAAAGAAGGCGACTATGCCCACTATTTCGTAACG CTCTTAGAAGCTCAGGCAGATTACCACAGAAAGTCTCTCACTGTTCTGGAGACTGTCTTGCCAACCATCCAGGCTCAGCAAG ATTCATGGACGGAAAAGCCGGCGTTTGGCACTGGTTTGGATGAACACCTGAAAAGGAGTGGGAGGGAGATCGCCCTGCCAATAGAGGCTTGTGTCATGATGCTTCTAGAGACGGGCATGAAGGAAGAG ggtcTATTCAGAATTGCAGCAGGGGCATCCAAGTTAAAGAAGCTAAAGGCGGCGCTCGACTGTTCCACTTCACAGCTGGAGGAGTTCTACTCTGACCCCCACGCTGTCGCTG GAGCACTAAAGTCCTACCTGAGGGAACTCCCTGAACCTCTAATGACCTTCCAGCTTTATGATGAATGGATCCAGGCATCCAG TGTGTCAGACCCAGACAAACGGCTCCAGGCGCTCTGGGTTGTATGTGATAAACTaccaaagaacaacaaaaacaacctgaG GTATCTGGTGAAGTTTTTAGCCAAACTGGCTCAGGAGAGCGAGCAGAACAAAATGACCCCTAGCAACATTTCCATTGTCCTGGGACCCAATTTGCTCTGGGCCAAGACTGAAGG GAGTCTGGCTGAGATGGCTGCAGCTACCTCTGTGCACGTGGTGGCCATTGTTGAGCCCATTATCCAACATGCTGACTGGTTCTTTCCTGAGG ACGTGGAGTTCAATGTTTCTGGCATGTTTGTGATGCCCACACCTGCATCCAACCACAACAATCACTTAGATTATGACTCCGGCACCATTGAAAGGAAGAGACCTGGCAGCATGGTGGGACCAGAGAACGACACAGGACGCAAAGACAA CAGCCCAAAGCTACGTGACTCTACATCCACCCCAACCCCTGCGCTCCAGAGGAATGGCTCTGGAGGAGGCAGCCAGGCTGCTGGCCAGCTGGGCACTGGAACCCCTGCGGCTGGATCCATGGGGCCCAGTCCACATATGATGCGCAGAG GTACCAAGAAGCAGGCTCCTGCTCCTCCCAAACCCACAAACCCTCCACCCAGTCAGCCCTGTAATTCTGTAAACCactcctcatcctctgtctcCTCCCAGACTTTCAGTTCCACCCCCAGACCCCTGTCTAGCCACTCGTCCACCTCTGTAACCTCCCCCACCTCACATCCAAGTGCCACACATCGGCGCCATTCGAGTAACCAGCCCCCGATCCAGGCGCCGAGCCATCCACCCCCAGAACCTCCGACGCAGGCCAATCCCTCTGTGCAGCCCACATCCCTCGGCCAGCCCAGCGGAGACCAGCACAGCGCCGACCCCTCACCCCCGGGAACCCCAACCCCTCCAGACACCCCTCCACCCTGCACTAACAGCCAGGATGCAGTTACCCCTCCATCCCCATCTCCATCTCCCTACCAGTCGGGCTCGCTTCCCCGGCCGCGGCCTGTCCCCAAACCACGGAACAGACCCAACATCCCCCCGCCGCCCCAACCCACCACAGTGACCAATGAGACCAACGGGATCTGCACCAAGATGATGG ATCCGGTGATTCCTTTCCTCACGGCAGTAGACCAGCAGCTGCCGACTGCCAccgccttctcctcctcctcctcctcgccgcCTCTTCCTAAAGACTGTGACCTGGAGAGCGAGAGCACTGTCCTATAA
- the arhgap17a gene encoding rho GTPase-activating protein 17a isoform X4, which produces MKKQFNRMKQLANQTVGRAEKTEVLSDDLLQIERRMELVRVVSHNTHKKMVSCLQGHIGAEAEKRHSVPRLYTGNGQKKLPLTALSQAMTEGGSQLGEDSLIGKMMEVCGDAENRLASELMQHELQIEKDVLDPLSQLAEVEIPNILKQRKQLAKLVLDYDSARARWLQATKSIISGTNTQALTAKADLLKEEVDEAMNKVELCKDQLAADMYSFFSKEGDYAHYFVTLLEAQADYHRKSLTVLETVLPTIQAQQDSWTEKPAFGTGLDEHLKRSGREIALPIEACVMMLLETGMKEEGLFRIAAGASKLKKLKAALDCSTSQLEEFYSDPHAVAGALKSYLRELPEPLMTFQLYDEWIQASSVSDPDKRLQALWVVCDKLPKNNKNNLRYLVKFLAKLAQESEQNKMTPSNISIVLGPNLLWAKTEGSLAEMAAATSVHVVAIVEPIIQHADWFFPEDVEFNVSGMFVMPTPASNHNNHLDYDSGTIERKRPGSMVGPENDTGRKDNTTNKHSDHTLRRGSNTLGRKQHTSPAFQPPLPPVEAQGQGHGAGQVPQASAEPQSQASPGGSGSDPFQQSLAQGLAALAAAQQLLAQHTEELSSPKLRDSTSTPTPALQRNGSGGGSQAAGQLGTGTPAAGSMGPSPHMMRRGTKKQAPAPPKPTNPPPSQPCNSVNHSSSSVSSQTFSSTPRPLSSHSSTSVTSPTSHPSATHRRHSSNQPPIQAPSHPPPEPPTQANPSVQPTSLGQPSGDQHSADPSPPGTPTPPDTPPPCTNSQDAVTPPSPSPSPYQSGSLPRPRPVPKPRNRPNIPPPPQPTTVTNETNGICTKMMG; this is translated from the exons ATTGAACGGCGCATGGAGCTGGTACGCGTGGTGtcccacaacacacacaaaaagatggTGTCGTGTCTACAGGGACACATCGGTGCAGAGGCAGAGAAGAGACAT TCTGTACCACGCCTCTATACAGGAAATGGTCAG aaaaaGCTTCCCCTTACGGCACTGTCCCAGGCAATGACTGAAGGTGGAAGCCAGTTGGGAGAAGACTCCTTAATAGG GAAAATGATGGAGGTGTGCGGAGATGCAGAGAATCGTCTGGCATCAGAGCTGATGCAACATGAGCTGCAGATAGAGAAGGACGTTCTGGATCCACTTAGCCAGTTAGCCGAG GTGGAAATCCCTAACATCCTGAagcagaggaaacagctggccAAACTGGTGTTGGACTATGATTCTGCCAGAGCAAG ATGGTTGCAGGCAACCAAGTCAATAATCTCAGGAACAAACACTCAAGCACTGACGGCCAAGGCTGACTTACTCAAGGAAGAGGTGGATGAGGCCATGAACAAAGTGGAGCTTTGCAAG GATCAGCTTGCTGCCGACATGTACAGTTTTTTCTCAAAAGAAGGCGACTATGCCCACTATTTCGTAACG CTCTTAGAAGCTCAGGCAGATTACCACAGAAAGTCTCTCACTGTTCTGGAGACTGTCTTGCCAACCATCCAGGCTCAGCAAG ATTCATGGACGGAAAAGCCGGCGTTTGGCACTGGTTTGGATGAACACCTGAAAAGGAGTGGGAGGGAGATCGCCCTGCCAATAGAGGCTTGTGTCATGATGCTTCTAGAGACGGGCATGAAGGAAGAG ggtcTATTCAGAATTGCAGCAGGGGCATCCAAGTTAAAGAAGCTAAAGGCGGCGCTCGACTGTTCCACTTCACAGCTGGAGGAGTTCTACTCTGACCCCCACGCTGTCGCTG GAGCACTAAAGTCCTACCTGAGGGAACTCCCTGAACCTCTAATGACCTTCCAGCTTTATGATGAATGGATCCAGGCATCCAG TGTGTCAGACCCAGACAAACGGCTCCAGGCGCTCTGGGTTGTATGTGATAAACTaccaaagaacaacaaaaacaacctgaG GTATCTGGTGAAGTTTTTAGCCAAACTGGCTCAGGAGAGCGAGCAGAACAAAATGACCCCTAGCAACATTTCCATTGTCCTGGGACCCAATTTGCTCTGGGCCAAGACTGAAGG GAGTCTGGCTGAGATGGCTGCAGCTACCTCTGTGCACGTGGTGGCCATTGTTGAGCCCATTATCCAACATGCTGACTGGTTCTTTCCTGAGG ACGTGGAGTTCAATGTTTCTGGCATGTTTGTGATGCCCACACCTGCATCCAACCACAACAATCACTTAGATTATGACTCCGGCACCATTGAAAGGAAGAGACCTGGCAGCATGGTGGGACCAGAGAACGACACAGGACGCAAAGACAA TACCACTAACAAGCACTCGGACCACACCCTTCGTAGAGGCAGTAACACTTTAGGTAGAAAGCAGCACACTTCACCTGCTTTCCAGCCTCCTTTACCCCCCGTGGAGGCTCAGGGACAGGGACACGGGGCTGGGCAGGTTCCCCAGGCCTCGGCTGAGCCCCAGTCACAAGCTTCACCTGGGGGTTCAGGGTCTGATCCTTTCCAGCAAAGTTTGGCACAGGGTCTTGCTGCTCTTGCAGCTGCTCAGCAGCTTCTAGCCCAGCACACAGAGGAGCTCAG CAGCCCAAAGCTACGTGACTCTACATCCACCCCAACCCCTGCGCTCCAGAGGAATGGCTCTGGAGGAGGCAGCCAGGCTGCTGGCCAGCTGGGCACTGGAACCCCTGCGGCTGGATCCATGGGGCCCAGTCCACATATGATGCGCAGAG GTACCAAGAAGCAGGCTCCTGCTCCTCCCAAACCCACAAACCCTCCACCCAGTCAGCCCTGTAATTCTGTAAACCactcctcatcctctgtctcCTCCCAGACTTTCAGTTCCACCCCCAGACCCCTGTCTAGCCACTCGTCCACCTCTGTAACCTCCCCCACCTCACATCCAAGTGCCACACATCGGCGCCATTCGAGTAACCAGCCCCCGATCCAGGCGCCGAGCCATCCACCCCCAGAACCTCCGACGCAGGCCAATCCCTCTGTGCAGCCCACATCCCTCGGCCAGCCCAGCGGAGACCAGCACAGCGCCGACCCCTCACCCCCGGGAACCCCAACCCCTCCAGACACCCCTCCACCCTGCACTAACAGCCAGGATGCAGTTACCCCTCCATCCCCATCTCCATCTCCCTACCAGTCGGGCTCGCTTCCCCGGCCGCGGCCTGTCCCCAAACCACGGAACAGACCCAACATCCCCCCGCCGCCCCAACCCACCACAGTGACCAATGAGACCAACGGGATCTGCACCAAGATGATGG GTTAA